GGCGAGAACAGAAGAGAGGACAACGACAGCCTATACGGAGGTGAAGGGGATGCAGGTCAAACGATATATGCTCGGAAATGGCTCTTGGGCAACTCCTTATTATATAGTCACAGGGGGGCAGAAAGGTCCGTGTGTGATGGTGGTCGCGGGGATACATGGTAATGAAATAGCTAGCATACGAGCTGCTGAGAAACTGGTGAAGCTTTTGAATCAGCAAAAACTGCGAATTAGCCAGGGTAAGCTTATAATTGTACCGATTGTAAACCAAAAGGCTTACCGCAAACGGATTAGAGGAATACCTGATCTTAATCGAACCTTTCCGCGCAAAAAAAAGCAGCTAGCAACACAACCGCTTTCCGCTGCTCTATTCAAATTAACACAAAAGCATCAACCTGAATGGTACCTCGACTTGCATGAGGCTAACGGATTGTCACAAAAGGATGCCAAGGTGCTTGGTCAAACGCTGATCTCCAACAAGGGTAATCCGGTGGTTCCTACGGTTCGTCGGATTATTAAGCGAATGAATCGCTCCATCCAGGTGAGCGACCGACATTTCAACATTCGGCTGCATGAGCTTCCAGGTTCCTCCCGCACCGCTGTAGCCCGTATTTTAGGTGCACGCGCGGTTACCGTGGAAACGGGTTGGAGCCTGCCTAAGAAAGTACGCATACACTATCAGTTGGAGATCGTTCAGCATTTTTTAAAAGAAGCCGGAATAGTCAAAGGTAACTGCATCACAAAATAATATCGCTTCTGGAGCAAGGGCTTTTTCACCTTGCTCAGAAGCGATTTTTTATGTGCGACCTGCGACCTTCGTTCAGAATCCGTAGCGTGCATTATATCTGAGGATTTTGCAAAAATCCAATAAGCGACTTCCAATGAACAATATATAGATCGAAATGGTCTAGTTCGTCTATATATTGCACTTTGGAGCGACTGAAATCAAATTTTGCAAAATCCTGATCTATGTGTTGTCAGGACTCGGATTTATAGAAGGCGTTCACCAAGCTGTTTCCCAGACGTACCTCAATTAGCTCCAGTGGTGTATCCAGATCGGCACGGATTGTGTGATGCGTATCGACCGGAATGCTAAATACAGAACCGCTTGCCGCAGCAAAACGTTCTCCGTTCAGCATGACCTCTCCCCGGCCGGACACGATCGTCCATACTTTAAGTCCACTGCCGTGAATACGGCCATTCAAACGTTGATCTGGCAGTACCGTCAGCCGTATGGCCAGTATATCGCTCAGACTCCGATGATCAAATTCGTCCAGCACTCGGTAACTGCCCCAAGAGGTTTCACCATGCATGGGGTGAAGTTGAAGTTTACCTAGCTGCTCCTTGATTACGTGGGCATGGCTCTTGGACGCAATGAGAATGCCATCGGGACTCGCGGCAGCAATAATATCTTCCACACCAATGACATGAAGTGGATAGGGCAGCTCATTAACGATATGCGTGCCGTGAGTCTGCCCACTAATCTGTCCACGCCCGATTACTTGACTGTTTAGCTGCTCTGTTAGAGCCTGCCAGTTGCCGATGTCGTGCCATTCGCCATCGTAGGGCAGGACGATGGCATGTTCGGCACGCTCTGCAATCTCTTCGTCGAAACTGCGAACGGGGAGGCTATCATACATCGCGCATAATGCTTTATCGTTCAGCGGCAGATCACTTCGCTCCATACAGGACAACATATACCGTAATGTAAAAGCGTAAACACCACAGTTCCAGAGCGCGCCCTGATGAATAAGCTGTTGTGCTCCGGGGAGATCCGGCTTTTCTGTGAAGCGAGCAACTTGCGCATAGGAAGTTTTCCCTTCCCGTATCATTTGCAGACCCGGAACGACGTAGCCGTATTGGTCGGAGGGATGAGTGGGCCTTGTCCCAAGCATAGCCAGATCGGCTCCGCTCTCAAACAATATGCCGGAGAGCGCTGCTATGCTATGGAAGAAATCCTCTCCTGCAAACATGTCCGCTGGGGCAATGCAGAGAACTTCATCCAGCCCTGTGCCTCTGGTGTGAAAATAAGCAGCTGCCAGTGCAGCAGCGGTGAAGGTTCCACGTTTGGCAGGCTCGCCCAGAACGGGCAGACGACCTTCTGTATGGCGAAAGGCTAGATTTACCTGACTCCGATGAGCCAGAAGCAGGGCAGAGGAATCCAGCCCGGTTAAGGTAAGCTGACGGTACACCCGACCGAGCATAGATTCCTTATGCCCGTCAGGAGCGGACAACAACCGGAGAAACAGCTTCGACCGGATTTCGTTGGATAGTGGCCATAGCCGTTTTCCGGCACCACCGCATAATAATACGATGCGCACGGACGTTTCCTCCTTCAATGCAGATCTATTTTGGACTGCATCATTTTGCAGGATTTTAAAAACTATTTTAGCGATGATTCAATCTTTGTTTTTGGAGTAAGCTGGTACACCTTGCGTTGATGAAAAGATAAGGAGCGATAGCTCTTAGCCAAGACATCCAATTGTTTTTGCGACAGGGAAGAAGCCCGACGATGAAGCGCTTTATTCAATGACTTGCGCAAAATCATCCGAGAGGGCTGATTACTGTATAAATAGTTGGCATACGTTTCATATTCGGAAAACCCAAACTGTTTTGTCCGGTCTATACTGTGGATAATTGCGTTGTACCAAGGTTTTCCATGACGGGCCTCGATAACTTGCTTGAGCTGGGTAAGCCGCGCTTTTTCAAAAAGCATATAATGAGTAACAAAGGACTTTGGTGAGGGAGCTTTAACGCCCATCAGCTTGTGATGGGTGCGAAAATACTCAGGCTGGCTCCAGCTGCGGTAGTAAAAAATCGTTTTTCCGTCTTTACGGAACGTATGTGGACGAATCAAAACCGTGTCCGCGTCAATGACGAGGAAAAAAGAG
The Paenibacillus peoriae DNA segment above includes these coding regions:
- a CDS encoding succinylglutamate desuccinylase/aspartoacylase family protein; translated protein: MQVKRYMLGNGSWATPYYIVTGGQKGPCVMVVAGIHGNEIASIRAAEKLVKLLNQQKLRISQGKLIIVPIVNQKAYRKRIRGIPDLNRTFPRKKKQLATQPLSAALFKLTQKHQPEWYLDLHEANGLSQKDAKVLGQTLISNKGNPVVPTVRRIIKRMNRSIQVSDRHFNIRLHELPGSSRTAVARILGARAVTVETGWSLPKKVRIHYQLEIVQHFLKEAGIVKGNCITK
- a CDS encoding sugar phosphate nucleotidyltransferase; the encoded protein is MRIVLLCGGAGKRLWPLSNEIRSKLFLRLLSAPDGHKESMLGRVYRQLTLTGLDSSALLLAHRSQVNLAFRHTEGRLPVLGEPAKRGTFTAAALAAAYFHTRGTGLDEVLCIAPADMFAGEDFFHSIAALSGILFESGADLAMLGTRPTHPSDQYGYVVPGLQMIREGKTSYAQVARFTEKPDLPGAQQLIHQGALWNCGVYAFTLRYMLSCMERSDLPLNDKALCAMYDSLPVRSFDEEIAERAEHAIVLPYDGEWHDIGNWQALTEQLNSQVIGRGQISGQTHGTHIVNELPYPLHVIGVEDIIAAASPDGILIASKSHAHVIKEQLGKLQLHPMHGETSWGSYRVLDEFDHRSLSDILAIRLTVLPDQRLNGRIHGSGLKVWTIVSGRGEVMLNGERFAAASGSVFSIPVDTHHTIRADLDTPLELIEVRLGNSLVNAFYKSES
- a CDS encoding DUF6492 family protein — encoded protein: MSAQSDGPRKGSLTIDVLIPAIDKDIATLPLVIDSLRRHVQHRIGNIYIVSPQSTGIRRLCVNKKCTFIDEKTVLPITKKHIHYGTTRWDRSGWLYQQLLKMNGDKISKASFFLVIDADTVLIRPHTFRKDGKTIFYYRSWSQPEYFRTHHKLMGVKAPSPKSFVTHYMLFEKARLTQLKQVIEARHGKPWYNAIIHSIDRTKQFGFSEYETYANYLYSNQPSRMILRKSLNKALHRRASSLSQKQLDVLAKSYRSLSFHQRKVYQLTPKTKIESSLK